The Nocardioides humi genome includes a region encoding these proteins:
- a CDS encoding polysaccharide deacetylase family protein: MRVLMYHGIERVSSARDPYGMFVAPDAFRQQVEHLLEAGYVPIDETTYAAALRGADVPRKAVLITFDDGYVGVGEHAAPILVSLGVPSVLYVPAGLVGGRSDWLAARYRHPLLSAAELREVSAAGMAIGAHGFDHADLTRLGDADLRRQVVETRAELARVVGRPVRSFAFPYGAHDARVRLAVERAGYDHAFAVHDAVPGFANGRVDVNATDTLRSFRIKLHRHYPRARLATDRVPLLRRKAHDLVGRAPRVECDTHESTGGAR, translated from the coding sequence GTGCGGGTGCTGATGTACCACGGGATCGAGCGGGTCAGCTCCGCGCGCGACCCCTACGGCATGTTCGTCGCGCCGGACGCCTTCCGCCAGCAGGTCGAGCACCTGCTGGAGGCGGGATACGTGCCGATCGACGAGACGACGTACGCCGCCGCGCTCCGCGGTGCCGACGTGCCGCGGAAGGCGGTGCTGATCACCTTCGACGACGGGTATGTCGGCGTCGGCGAGCACGCCGCGCCGATCCTCGTGTCGCTCGGGGTGCCCAGCGTCCTCTACGTCCCCGCCGGCCTGGTCGGCGGCCGCTCGGACTGGCTGGCCGCGCGCTACCGGCACCCGCTGCTGTCGGCGGCCGAGCTGCGCGAGGTGTCCGCCGCCGGGATGGCGATCGGCGCACACGGCTTCGACCACGCCGACCTCACCCGGCTCGGCGACGCCGACCTGCGCCGCCAGGTCGTCGAGACCCGGGCCGAGCTGGCCCGGGTCGTCGGCCGGCCGGTGCGGTCCTTCGCCTTCCCGTACGGCGCCCACGACGCGCGGGTCCGGCTGGCGGTCGAGCGGGCGGGCTACGACCACGCCTTCGCCGTCCACGACGCGGTGCCGGGGTTCGCCAACGGGCGGGTGGACGTCAACGCCACCGACACCCTGCGGTCCTTCCGGATCAAGCTGCACCGGCACTACCCGCGCGCCCGTCTCGCGACGGACCGCGTCCCGCTGCTCCGCCGCAAGGCGCACGACCTCGTCGGACGTGCGCCCCGGGTGGAGTGCGACACCCACGAATCGACCGGAGGTGCACGATGA
- a CDS encoding glycosyltransferase, which produces MTVVQAGGVLGGAERWQLHLADATERLDLGLIALGAGPTAAQWEARDRPVVVLPDERSAAGLLRTQARILPHLRRIRPDVVVAHGVKAALVTAPAARSLGLPVVWVRHDASFSGRLVGLLDRITDGQVSTSSWLVEGRDPRNGLVLHPPRMPAPLTRAAARERLGVRIDEDRLLLGMGARITAYKGIDDAVRALAEPGGHGWDLAVAGLADPADPGEHARLVALADELGLADRVRFLGDVPEFARVVTAFDAVAVLTKPTPAEPWVREAFGMSALEAATGGVPVVVVPPVDDIAGDGAVVVRPGRPSEVAAALATLADDRARQRLGAAAADRSRDFPDAADAADRLVDFLAELAHRPGVGRAPTGPAVSVVTTVLDDRDAVVALLGALLPQLGPRDELVVVDGGSTDGTTSLVAGVADRDPRVRLLVEPGAGISRGRNVGIEAAAHDAVACTDAGCVPAPGWLAALRRAFDRHPDVALWTGTYSVAATRVWEHALAAVGYPVVEELARPTPLVRAYGRFLGRSFDPTMPTGRSVAFRRDAWRAAGGFPEHLATGEDVLFGRAVVAAGGRAAMVRDAEVVWAQRPTFRANLTMYRRYGEGSGDSLDRRLLGRDLARVAAYGTAVVVAARGGPRARVVAGLGAAAYLSLPVARALRSPAPLRTAALVPGVAAARDLAKAYGAVSATLRHRRARGVTAP; this is translated from the coding sequence GTGACGGTCGTGCAGGCGGGGGGCGTCCTCGGCGGTGCGGAGCGATGGCAGCTCCACCTGGCCGACGCCACCGAGCGCCTCGACCTCGGCCTGATCGCGCTGGGTGCCGGGCCGACGGCCGCCCAGTGGGAGGCCCGCGACCGCCCGGTGGTCGTGCTGCCGGACGAGCGCTCGGCCGCCGGCCTGCTGCGGACCCAGGCCCGCATCCTGCCCCACCTGCGCCGGATCCGCCCCGACGTGGTGGTCGCCCACGGCGTCAAGGCCGCGCTGGTGACGGCTCCGGCCGCCCGGTCCCTCGGGCTGCCCGTGGTCTGGGTGCGCCACGACGCGTCCTTCTCGGGCCGCCTGGTCGGGCTCCTCGACCGGATCACCGACGGCCAGGTCTCGACCAGCTCCTGGCTGGTCGAGGGACGCGACCCGCGCAACGGCCTGGTCCTGCACCCGCCCCGGATGCCCGCCCCGCTGACCCGGGCCGCGGCCCGGGAGCGGCTCGGCGTCCGGATCGACGAGGACCGCCTGCTGCTCGGCATGGGCGCGCGGATCACGGCGTACAAGGGGATCGACGACGCGGTCCGCGCCCTGGCCGAGCCCGGCGGCCACGGCTGGGACCTCGCGGTCGCGGGCCTTGCGGATCCGGCCGATCCGGGGGAGCACGCACGCCTGGTCGCGCTCGCCGACGAGCTGGGGCTCGCGGACCGGGTCCGCTTCCTCGGCGACGTGCCGGAGTTCGCCCGGGTGGTGACCGCCTTCGACGCCGTCGCCGTGTTGACCAAGCCGACCCCGGCCGAGCCCTGGGTCCGTGAGGCGTTCGGGATGTCCGCGCTCGAGGCGGCGACCGGCGGCGTGCCCGTGGTCGTCGTGCCGCCGGTGGACGACATCGCCGGCGACGGCGCGGTCGTCGTGCGCCCCGGTCGCCCGTCCGAGGTGGCCGCCGCGCTGGCGACGCTCGCCGACGACCGCGCGCGGCAGCGGCTCGGCGCCGCCGCGGCCGACCGCTCCCGCGACTTCCCGGACGCCGCCGACGCGGCGGACCGGCTGGTCGACTTCCTCGCCGAGCTGGCCCACCGCCCCGGCGTCGGCCGCGCCCCCACCGGCCCGGCCGTCAGCGTCGTCACCACCGTCCTCGACGACCGGGACGCGGTCGTCGCGCTGCTGGGGGCGCTGCTGCCCCAGCTCGGCCCCCGGGACGAGCTGGTCGTCGTCGACGGCGGCTCGACCGACGGCACGACGTCCCTCGTCGCGGGCGTCGCGGACCGCGACCCCCGGGTCCGGCTCCTCGTCGAGCCCGGTGCGGGCATCTCGCGCGGACGCAACGTCGGCATCGAGGCGGCCGCCCACGACGCCGTCGCCTGCACCGACGCGGGCTGCGTCCCGGCGCCCGGGTGGCTCGCGGCGCTGCGCCGGGCGTTCGACCGGCATCCCGACGTCGCCCTGTGGACCGGCACCTACAGCGTCGCCGCCACCCGCGTCTGGGAGCACGCCCTCGCGGCCGTGGGGTACCCGGTCGTCGAGGAGCTCGCCCGGCCGACCCCGCTGGTGCGGGCCTACGGCCGCTTCCTCGGCCGCAGCTTCGACCCGACGATGCCGACCGGGCGCTCGGTGGCCTTCCGCCGCGACGCCTGGCGCGCGGCCGGCGGCTTCCCCGAGCACCTCGCGACCGGCGAGGACGTCCTCTTCGGCCGCGCGGTCGTGGCCGCCGGCGGCCGGGCCGCGATGGTCCGCGACGCCGAGGTGGTGTGGGCGCAGCGCCCGACCTTCCGGGCGAACCTGACCATGTACCGGCGCTACGGCGAGGGCAGCGGCGACTCCCTCGACCGGCGGCTGCTCGGCCGCGACCTCGCCCGGGTGGCCGCCTACGGCACCGCGGTCGTCGTGGCGGCCCGGGGCGGCCCGCGCGCCCGCGTGGTGGCGGGCCTCGGTGCGGCGGCGTACCTCTCGCTGCCGGTCGCCCGCGCCCTGCGCAGCCCCGCGCCCCTGCGCACCGCGGCGCTGGTCCCGGGTGTCGCGGCGGCCCGCGACCTCGCCAAGGCGTACGGCGCGGTGTCGGCCACCCTGCGCCACCGCCGAGCCCGTGGCGTGACGGCGCCCTGA
- a CDS encoding polysaccharide biosynthesis tyrosine autokinase: MSTTSLDPIEHVGPRPMTVRGGLRATGALLWRRKWVVLLVFALVANVVAAGLVLAEREYTASARIAVTPKADLAPSAASYSDLLGTIADVAESRPLLEEVSGRVADRSSARLADEVSGKVVEGTVIVQVSVHDTDPKKAAQIANLVVEALPLHDPSNGSFDYHVTEDAIVPDTFSSPNIPLTSLAGIVLAALLAVAAAVVADRMFRTVTDPDEMGEVSETTVLGVIPKPADPAGVPALRLDAEEFQSIRALRIAVEFASAEDPCRLLVVASASGSDPWAGWTEVNLATALAEVGHRVLVINADRDGDVHPALEEPGEPGLYDVMAGSCTLEEAVIVGPTPQVHVLPLGHAHLAAPSLLEMRFRGLLQETEDAYDVVIAHAPPVSGSEDARIMAIHGAMLLTVPSGRVHPRFVRRAAEHLRGIRLRILGSVLLGVRPTRRRRRSRPF; this comes from the coding sequence ATGTCGACGACATCCCTGGACCCGATCGAGCATGTCGGGCCGCGCCCGATGACCGTGCGGGGCGGGCTTCGCGCCACCGGTGCCCTGCTGTGGCGCCGCAAGTGGGTGGTGCTGCTGGTGTTCGCGCTCGTCGCGAACGTCGTCGCGGCGGGCCTGGTGCTGGCCGAGCGCGAGTACACCGCGTCCGCGCGGATCGCCGTGACCCCGAAGGCCGACCTCGCCCCCTCGGCCGCGAGCTACTCCGACCTGCTCGGCACCATCGCCGACGTCGCCGAGTCGCGCCCGCTGCTCGAGGAGGTCTCCGGCCGGGTCGCGGACCGCTCGAGCGCGCGACTCGCCGACGAGGTGAGCGGCAAGGTCGTCGAGGGCACCGTGATCGTCCAGGTGTCGGTGCACGACACCGACCCCAAGAAGGCGGCCCAGATCGCGAACCTCGTGGTCGAGGCGCTCCCGCTGCACGACCCGAGCAACGGCTCCTTCGACTACCACGTGACCGAGGACGCGATCGTCCCCGACACCTTCAGCTCGCCCAACATCCCGCTGACCAGCCTCGCCGGCATCGTCCTGGCCGCGCTGCTCGCCGTCGCCGCCGCGGTCGTGGCCGACCGGATGTTCCGCACCGTCACCGACCCCGACGAGATGGGCGAGGTCTCGGAGACCACCGTGCTCGGCGTCATCCCGAAGCCGGCCGACCCCGCCGGCGTACCCGCCCTGCGGTTGGACGCCGAGGAGTTCCAGTCCATCCGCGCGTTGCGGATCGCGGTGGAGTTCGCCAGCGCCGAGGACCCGTGCCGGCTGCTGGTCGTCGCCTCGGCGAGCGGGTCGGACCCGTGGGCCGGGTGGACCGAGGTCAACCTGGCGACGGCCCTGGCCGAGGTCGGCCACCGCGTGCTCGTCATCAACGCCGACCGCGACGGCGACGTCCACCCCGCGCTCGAGGAGCCCGGCGAGCCCGGCCTGTACGACGTGATGGCCGGCAGCTGCACCCTCGAGGAGGCCGTGATCGTGGGCCCGACCCCGCAGGTGCACGTGCTCCCGCTGGGCCACGCCCACCTCGCCGCCCCGAGCCTGCTCGAGATGCGCTTCCGCGGCCTGCTCCAGGAGACCGAGGACGCCTACGACGTGGTCATCGCGCACGCGCCGCCGGTGTCCGGCTCCGAGGACGCCCGGATCATGGCGATCCACGGCGCGATGCTCCTCACCGTGCCGTCGGGCCGGGTCCACCCCCGGTTCGTGCGCCGCGCGGCCGAGCACCTGCGCGGCATCCGGCTCCGGATCCTCGGCAGCGTGCTGCTCGGCGTCCGGCCCACCCGCCGCCGCCGGCGCAGCCGCCCCTTCTGA
- a CDS encoding glycosyltransferase codes for MRVVHLVESVGGGVLSSVLTMVDATPDIEHHLLTWPRRDHADTGDGRHLFGSTSSLSRRPLSAVRGLRAAVDLLSPDHLHAHSSYAGMLARSVELGVDVVYSPHCFAFERRDIGTVMRSGIRRVERSLIRRTAVLVACSPHEAALARNLGHRRVVTVPNRALTPPDARARHAASPRIVTVGRVGAQKDWRHLLAAKRAFDSAGLVPARWEWLGGGDARAEAELRDGGVAVSGWLPREDVVRRLASAQAYVHTAAWEGAPVSIIEAAAVGLPIVARRIPTLESLGVPGLAATPEDIALRLVGLHEPGLWAAEQQSSLAFAAEHSVAAQRRRLDTVYQHTPAAALIPS; via the coding sequence ATGCGTGTCGTCCATCTCGTCGAGTCGGTGGGGGGAGGAGTGCTGAGCTCGGTCCTCACCATGGTCGACGCGACCCCGGACATCGAGCACCACCTCCTCACCTGGCCGCGGCGCGACCACGCCGACACCGGCGATGGACGGCACCTGTTCGGATCCACGAGTTCCCTGTCGCGGCGCCCGCTGTCCGCGGTGCGCGGGCTGCGCGCGGCGGTCGACCTGCTGAGCCCCGACCACCTGCACGCGCACTCGTCGTACGCCGGGATGCTCGCGCGGTCCGTCGAGCTCGGCGTCGACGTCGTCTACAGCCCCCACTGCTTCGCGTTCGAGCGGCGCGACATCGGCACCGTGATGCGATCCGGCATCCGGCGCGTGGAGCGCTCGCTGATCCGCCGTACGGCGGTGCTGGTCGCCTGCTCCCCGCACGAGGCGGCTCTGGCCCGCAACCTCGGGCACCGCCGCGTGGTCACCGTGCCCAACCGGGCGCTCACCCCGCCCGACGCGCGCGCCCGCCACGCGGCGTCCCCGCGGATCGTGACCGTCGGCCGGGTCGGTGCGCAGAAGGACTGGCGCCACCTGCTGGCGGCCAAGCGGGCCTTCGACAGCGCTGGCCTCGTGCCCGCCCGGTGGGAGTGGCTCGGCGGCGGCGACGCCCGGGCGGAGGCCGAGCTGCGCGACGGCGGGGTGGCCGTGTCCGGCTGGCTCCCGCGCGAGGACGTCGTACGACGGCTCGCGTCGGCCCAGGCCTATGTGCACACCGCGGCCTGGGAGGGCGCGCCGGTCAGCATCATCGAGGCGGCGGCGGTCGGCCTCCCGATCGTGGCCCGCCGGATCCCGACGCTCGAGAGCCTCGGCGTCCCCGGCCTGGCCGCCACGCCCGAGGACATCGCGCTCCGCCTCGTCGGCCTGCACGAGCCCGGCCTCTGGGCGGCCGAGCAGCAGAGCTCGCTCGCCTTCGCCGCCGAGCACTCGGTCGCGGCCCAGCGCCGCCGGCTCGACACCGTCTACCAGCACACGCCAGCAGCAGCACTGATCCCCAGTTAG
- a CDS encoding ATP synthase F0 subunit B: protein MPPVLSVTEHAETLRATRDAQQQAQEMLTMAAQARNDATEQAEQIVVEARDVAERVRAEAVADAERSRYEAIEWVKEQRARVEAATDSLTKEAERDADSIRAEAMRSAMAEAEQTARLYVGEAAARGARDAEEIRGRAREVLHQAADLGAGIQSSMADIARALDIAMATVEDRLCAIDALLEETRRNPPATPVEPADEDLAVDEPAGDEPTVDEPGAGDEQDPSVETATGERAEPAGRSEGRQLGAMFRAEGSEA, encoded by the coding sequence GTGCCGCCGGTCCTGTCGGTCACCGAGCACGCCGAGACGCTGCGCGCGACCCGCGACGCCCAGCAGCAGGCGCAGGAGATGCTGACCATGGCCGCCCAGGCGCGCAACGACGCGACCGAGCAGGCCGAGCAGATCGTGGTCGAGGCCCGCGACGTCGCCGAGCGGGTGCGCGCCGAGGCCGTGGCCGACGCCGAGCGCTCCCGCTACGAGGCCATCGAGTGGGTCAAGGAGCAGCGGGCCCGGGTCGAGGCCGCCACCGACTCCCTCACCAAGGAGGCCGAGCGCGACGCCGACAGCATCCGCGCGGAGGCGATGCGCTCGGCCATGGCCGAGGCCGAGCAGACCGCCCGGCTCTACGTCGGCGAGGCCGCCGCGCGCGGTGCCCGCGACGCGGAGGAGATCCGCGGCCGGGCCCGCGAGGTGCTGCACCAGGCAGCGGACCTCGGCGCCGGCATCCAGTCGTCGATGGCCGACATCGCGCGCGCCCTCGACATCGCCATGGCCACCGTCGAGGACCGGCTGTGCGCGATCGATGCCCTGCTGGAGGAGACCCGCCGCAACCCGCCGGCCACGCCCGTCGAGCCGGCCGACGAGGACCTCGCGGTCGACGAGCCCGCGGGCGACGAGCCGACGGTCGACGAGCCCGGGGCCGGCGACGAGCAGGACCCGTCCGTGGAGACCGCGACCGGAGAGCGCGCGGAGCCGGCCGGGCGCTCCGAGGGCCGCCAGCTGGGCGCCATGTTCCGCGCCGAGGGGTCCGAGGCCTGA
- a CDS encoding CHAT domain-containing protein codes for MLGRTAVMLAAGEYADVILLVGRILSGIERGSVTDEELATRLHLTAHQQLGSAHAATGDLAGAVRHFDLADDLARRLGDRYEVAQVALRRGRVLVADGLVHQALELLCDARQQALQEGAAHAAAAAVVPIAEALAAAGSPVSAMELLERIGPTLEQLGCGVAERDRALAEALLSAGLAEEAYERGLAARDAFRDAGRMAACARAELVCAAAALRLGRADTARHALVAAEQLATACGDVLSRDEARLLLARIACTEGSGDAAVLQLGRVLQDESVADTARVRATLLMAQALRDPQEAEARIAVASAEVDRLGRPELRLELRIVRARRLRQAGSTRQAAEELRAACAMAHLLTQRPRAGGGHGGLLAEASDELIDLLVEDGGHAALIEAWQRVRAAKASAFSALRAHTHGWHVDEAAVSAIDVDSLIAGARRGLTAGGQVATPDLPPVPEGPVVEYYVTGADVIAFVLREGQVHVRRLGGAAPETARLVSAWQQECHLVAVLGSGAAASPSLDALYDHLVLPLADLLADIELEPLEVAAHRHLLGVPFDALLDVGASWRRQLTPPELAAPMPAEPAEPAESAAAGELRVLVLAAPDEQAPAIAAEAEMIAATLPRSEVRVGATATADALAGRIGSADLVHVAAHGRFHAGNPLFSALRLADGWLTAAELVDGRFDLRGRVIVLSACGSGRAAGHLLRPIGLAWACLSAGADGVVASLWPVDDEVTVTLMTHFYERIAAGDSPRTALGRARHAVARTHPHPYHWAAFRYFTPAA; via the coding sequence ATGCTCGGCCGGACGGCGGTGATGCTCGCCGCGGGCGAGTACGCCGACGTGATCCTCCTGGTCGGCCGGATCCTCAGCGGCATCGAGCGGGGCAGCGTCACCGACGAGGAGCTCGCGACCCGGCTGCACCTGACGGCGCACCAGCAGCTCGGCAGCGCCCACGCCGCCACCGGCGACCTCGCGGGTGCCGTGCGGCACTTCGACCTCGCCGACGACCTCGCCCGGCGCCTCGGCGATCGGTACGAGGTGGCGCAGGTCGCGCTGCGCCGCGGCCGGGTGCTGGTCGCCGACGGCCTGGTCCACCAGGCGCTCGAGCTGCTCTGCGACGCCCGGCAGCAGGCGCTGCAGGAGGGCGCGGCGCACGCCGCGGCGGCCGCCGTGGTCCCCATCGCCGAGGCGCTCGCGGCGGCCGGCAGCCCGGTGTCCGCGATGGAGCTGCTGGAGCGGATCGGCCCCACGCTCGAGCAGCTGGGCTGCGGCGTCGCCGAGCGGGACCGGGCGCTCGCGGAGGCGCTGTTGAGCGCGGGCCTCGCCGAGGAGGCCTACGAGCGCGGCCTGGCCGCCCGCGACGCGTTCCGGGACGCCGGCCGGATGGCGGCCTGCGCCCGCGCCGAGCTGGTCTGCGCCGCCGCCGCGCTGCGGCTGGGCCGGGCCGACACCGCCCGGCACGCCCTGGTCGCCGCCGAGCAGCTGGCCACCGCCTGCGGCGACGTCCTCTCGCGCGACGAGGCCCGGCTGCTGCTGGCCCGGATCGCCTGCACGGAGGGGAGCGGCGACGCGGCGGTCCTGCAGCTGGGACGCGTGCTGCAGGACGAGTCGGTCGCCGACACCGCCCGGGTGCGGGCCACCCTGCTGATGGCCCAGGCGCTGCGCGACCCGCAGGAGGCCGAGGCCCGGATCGCGGTCGCCTCGGCCGAGGTCGACCGGCTGGGCCGCCCGGAGCTGCGCCTGGAGCTGCGGATCGTCCGCGCCCGCCGGCTCCGGCAGGCCGGGAGCACCCGGCAGGCCGCCGAGGAGCTGCGCGCCGCCTGCGCCATGGCCCACCTGCTCACCCAGCGGCCCCGGGCGGGAGGCGGCCACGGCGGGCTGCTCGCCGAGGCGAGCGACGAGCTGATCGACCTGCTCGTCGAGGACGGCGGCCATGCCGCCCTGATCGAGGCCTGGCAGCGGGTCCGGGCGGCCAAGGCGTCCGCCTTCTCCGCCCTGCGGGCCCACACCCACGGCTGGCACGTCGACGAGGCGGCGGTGTCGGCGATCGACGTCGACAGCCTCATCGCCGGCGCCCGGCGCGGCCTCACGGCGGGAGGCCAGGTCGCGACGCCGGACCTGCCGCCGGTGCCGGAGGGGCCGGTCGTCGAGTACTACGTCACCGGCGCCGACGTGATCGCCTTCGTGCTGCGCGAGGGCCAGGTGCACGTACGCCGCCTGGGCGGCGCCGCCCCGGAGACCGCCCGGCTGGTGTCGGCCTGGCAGCAGGAGTGCCACCTGGTCGCGGTCCTCGGGTCGGGCGCCGCCGCCTCGCCGTCGCTGGACGCGCTCTACGACCACCTGGTCCTGCCGCTCGCCGACCTCCTGGCGGACATCGAGCTCGAGCCGCTCGAGGTGGCCGCCCACCGCCACCTGCTCGGCGTCCCGTTCGATGCCCTGCTCGACGTCGGCGCGTCCTGGCGGCGGCAGCTGACGCCGCCGGAGCTCGCCGCCCCGATGCCGGCCGAGCCGGCCGAGCCGGCCGAGTCGGCCGCCGCCGGCGAGCTGCGGGTGCTCGTGCTGGCGGCGCCGGACGAGCAGGCGCCGGCGATCGCCGCCGAGGCGGAGATGATCGCGGCGACCCTGCCCCGCTCGGAGGTCCGGGTCGGGGCGACGGCGACCGCCGACGCGCTGGCGGGCCGGATCGGCTCGGCCGACCTCGTGCACGTGGCCGCGCACGGCCGGTTCCACGCCGGGAACCCGCTCTTCTCCGCCCTGCGGCTGGCGGACGGGTGGCTCACGGCCGCCGAGCTGGTCGACGGACGGTTCGACCTGCGCGGCCGGGTGATCGTGCTGAGCGCCTGCGGCTCCGGCCGGGCCGCCGGCCACCTGCTGCGGCCGATCGGACTGGCCTGGGCCTGCCTGAGCGCCGGCGCCGACGGCGTCGTGGCGTCGCTGTGGCCGGTCGACGACGAGGTCACCGTGACCCTGATGACCCACTTCTACGAGCGGATCGCGGCCGGCGACTCGCCGCGGACCGCGCTCGGCCGGGCCCGGCACGCGGTGGCGCGGACCCATCCGCACCCCTACCACTGGGCCGCGTTCCGGTACTTCACCCCGGCCGCCTGA
- a CDS encoding RNA polymerase sigma factor, translated as MTSRPSDPLDPLVPPPPGAAPSSRDNVIPLRTRGQEAVVEPSDAELLARCRRRDAEAWNLLVGRYERLVYSVARRNGLSAEDAADVTQGTFVTLIDSLGRIRDEERLASWLMTVTRRQAWRVRNLSRRDVQLDVAPEEVDESLEDWATVLTLHDALAELGGTCRSLLEALYFDPEEPSYAEIAERFGRSIGGIGPLRGRCLEKLRAILTEDGAW; from the coding sequence ATGACGTCCCGGCCCTCCGATCCGCTCGATCCGCTGGTCCCGCCCCCACCCGGCGCTGCGCCGTCCTCCCGGGACAACGTGATCCCGCTGCGGACCCGCGGCCAGGAGGCCGTCGTGGAGCCGAGCGACGCCGAGCTGCTCGCCCGCTGCCGGCGCCGCGACGCGGAGGCGTGGAACCTGCTGGTCGGCCGGTACGAGCGGCTCGTCTACTCGGTCGCGCGCCGCAACGGCCTGTCCGCCGAGGACGCGGCGGACGTCACCCAGGGCACCTTCGTCACCCTGATCGACTCGCTCGGCCGGATCCGCGACGAGGAGCGGCTCGCGTCGTGGCTGATGACGGTGACCCGGCGCCAGGCCTGGCGGGTCCGCAACCTCAGCCGGCGCGACGTCCAGCTCGACGTCGCGCCCGAGGAGGTCGACGAGTCGCTGGAGGACTGGGCGACCGTGCTGACCCTGCACGACGCGCTCGCCGAGCTCGGTGGCACCTGCCGCAGCCTGCTCGAGGCGCTCTACTTCGACCCGGAGGAGCCCAGCTACGCCGAGATCGCCGAGCGCTTCGGGCGCTCGATCGGCGGCATCGGGCCGCTGCGGGGACGGTGCCTGGAGAAGCTCCGCGCGATCCTGACCGAGGACGGGGCGTGGTGA
- a CDS encoding GTPase, with the protein MTATVARASGRLGRSSAHTVVAIAGATGSGKSTTFNALAGTELSAAGAQRPTTSVATALVWSDEEGTRRSPSCSTGSACRPRAGSGAPPSTAPRPAPRCPTA; encoded by the coding sequence GTGACCGCCACCGTCGCGCGGGCCTCGGGCCGGCTCGGGCGGTCGTCCGCGCACACGGTCGTCGCCATCGCCGGCGCGACCGGCTCGGGGAAGTCGACCACCTTCAACGCGCTGGCGGGGACCGAGCTCTCCGCCGCCGGCGCGCAGCGGCCGACCACCTCGGTCGCCACCGCGCTCGTCTGGAGCGACGAGGAGGGGACGAGGAGGTCACCGAGCTGCTCGACTGGCTCGGCGTGCCGCCCTCGGGCCGGTTCTGGCGCTCCTCCCTCGACGGCGCCGCGTCCCGCTCCGCGCTGCCCGACGGCCTGA